In bacterium, the genomic window AGGTTCCGCTCTTCATCAAAGAGCAGGGGGCGAACGTCATCATTTCCGGCAATATGGGCTCCACCGCGGCGCAGATTTTTTCCCACCACGGCATCGAGGTGGTCACCGGCGCATCCGGCACCGTCCGGGAGGCGGTCGCGGCCTTCCTCAAGGGCGGGATAATAAAAGGCTGGCAGCCATACGAGCACCGCGGAGACGGCGAGCACCGGCACTAGAGGAGGCCCGCTGAAGGGGACGCTTTCCCATAAACGCCTCGAGGAGATGCTGGCCTCGCTTCCCGGCCGGCGGGTGCTCGTCGTGGGCGACCTGATGCTGGACCGCTACGTCTGGGGCCGGGTGGAGCGCATCAGCCCCGAGGCGCCGGTTCCGGTGGTGGAGGTTGAGCGGGAGACGACGCTGGCGGGCGGCGCGGCCAACGTGGCCCGCACCATCGCCGCCCTGGGGGGCGTTCCGCTCCTCATGGGCGTGGTCGGAACCGACGAGGACGCCGGGGAGCTGCGCGCCGGGCTCGCAGCCGACGGGATTGACCATGGGCACATCCTCGCCGTGCGCGACCGGCCGACCACCCTCAAGACCCGCGTCATGGCCGACCGGCAGCAGGTCTGCCGCGTGGACCGCGAGGTGCGCGCCCCGGTGGACGAAGCCGTCCGGGCGAACCTCGTCGCCCGCGGGCGGGAGCTCTTGGCCGGGGCCGACGCCCTCCTGCTCTCCGATTACGGCAAGGGGCTCCTCTCCCCGGCCCTCATCCGCGACCTGGTGACCTGTGCCGGGGGGAAGCCCAGCGCCGTGGACCCCAAGCAGGACCACTTCACCGCCTACGCCGGGGTGACGGTGGCCACTCCGAACAACCACGAGGCGGGGGGCGCGGTGGGCCGGCGCGGGCGGTACGAGGAGCTGGACGACGTCGCCGCCCGGCTCTTCGAGCTCACCGGCCTCCAGAATCTTCTCATCACCTGCGGCGAGCGGGGGATGCGCCTCTACGAGGGGCCGGGGGCCGAGGCCGAGGTCATCGAGACCGTGGCCCGGGAGGTTTTCGACGTCACCGGGGCCGGCGACACGGTCACCGGGGTGCTCACCCTGGCCCTGGCCGCCGGGGCGTCCCTTTCCGAGGGGGCGCACCTGGCGAACCTGGCCGCCGGGGTGGTCATCGCCAAGGTCGGCGTGGCCACCGCCTCGCCCGCCGAAATCCTCCGCCAGCACGACCTCGTCGCGGGCGTGTAAAAAACGTTGCCAAAGGGGACCGGTTGACTGGTATAATCATGCGCGGTCGTAAGCTTAATGGCTTGAAGGAAAGCGCGTAACCCAAGGGGACCTCATGTTACGTAAGCTGTATTTCGATTTCCGCGACGTGGTGCGGGCGCCCCGCCTGGGCTTTTCGGCGAAGAAAATCTGGGTGCAGTTCACCGGCCTCGTCGTCGGCTTGGTGGGTTACGCCGTCCTGGCGTACGCATCGCTCCTGATCGCCGGCGCCTCCTTCGCCGAAATCTGGCTCAACTACGGCGCCCTGCCCGTCCCCATGGTTTTCGGCCCGGGCTCCGAGGTCGCCGACTACTTCGTCGGCGTGCCCTGGTACTCGTGGCTCATCTGGGCCATGGGCGTCCTGTGGGCGCTGGTGATAGCCCTTCTGGCCGGGACCGCCACCGCCAAGCTCACCTACGAGCAGCTCCGGGGGAACGACTTCTTCTCGAAGAAGGAGGCGTGGCGGTTCGCCCGCAAGAACGCCGCCGCCGTCGTCCTCTCCCCCGTCGGCCTGGCCATTCTCGCCGCGGGCCTCGTATTCGGCGGACTCGTCATCGGCTGGTTCGCAAGCTGGGGCGCGGTTTCCGCCTGGATAGCGACCTTCTTCTTCCCGGCCATCATCGGCGTCACCATCTTCACCCTCTACCTCGCGGTGATAATCGTCGTCGGGGTGGTCATCGCGCCGGCCGTCGTCGCCACCACCAAGAACGACACCTTCGAGACCATCTTCGAGCTCTTCTCCACCGTGGCCGCCCAGCCATGGAGACTCTTCCTCTACGAGTTCCTACTTTTCCTTGTCACCCTCATCGCCTTCGGCATCTTTCTGGTCTTCATCGCCTTCGCCCTTAAAATGATGAAGATGGTCTTCGGGGTCTGGTGGGGGACGGACTTCACCCAGTACGTCCTGCCCCAGGCCCAGCACTACACCCACAGCTTCCTGCGAGTGCCGGTGGACGTGACCCAG contains:
- the rfaE1 gene encoding D-glycero-beta-D-manno-heptose-7-phosphate kinase, which translates into the protein MLASLPGRRVLVVGDLMLDRYVWGRVERISPEAPVPVVEVERETTLAGGAANVARTIAALGGVPLLMGVVGTDEDAGELRAGLAADGIDHGHILAVRDRPTTLKTRVMADRQQVCRVDREVRAPVDEAVRANLVARGRELLAGADALLLSDYGKGLLSPALIRDLVTCAGGKPSAVDPKQDHFTAYAGVTVATPNNHEAGGAVGRRGRYEELDDVAARLFELTGLQNLLITCGERGMRLYEGPGAEAEVIETVAREVFDVTGAGDTVTGVLTLALAAGASLSEGAHLANLAAGVVIAKVGVATASPAEILRQHDLVAGV
- a CDS encoding NifB/NifX family molybdenum-iron cluster-binding protein — its product is MKRLIAVSAEGNHGLDSPVCGHFGHTPYFFFVEEVGGRLGECRCLANPFFEEHQPGQVPLFIKEQGANVIISGNMGSTAAQIFSHHGIEVVTGASGTVREAVAAFLKGGIIKGWQPYEHRGDGEHRH